Genomic DNA from uncultured Vibrio sp.:
TGACGACGCGTTACCGCAGGTTGATTACCTGTCACTGCAATCGTACGGCCCGCAAGTGTATTGATGATGGTTGATTTCCCTACATTTGGGATGCCCATTATCATAGTACGAATGTTTTTGCCGATCTCTTCGCGGTGAGGTGCTAGCTTACGACACAGTTCCATTATTTTATGGACTTCTTGAGGTTCAGAAGTGGTGATAGCCATAGCTTTCACATTCTGTTCTTGCTCAAGATGCTCAATCCAGAGTTGAGTCAGCTCTGGGTCAGCTAAATCGCGCTTGTTCAATACCTTAACGACCGGCTTGTCACCACGAATCTCGGAAATCAAAGGGTTTTCGCTACTAAAGGGAATACGGGCATCCAGTACTTCGATGATCACATCCACCTGTGGGATGGCTTCTTCGATCTCTTTACGAGCTTTGTGCATGTGGCCAGGAAACCACTGGATTGAGTTGTTAACCATTTGAGTTATTACCTTAAATTCTTTTGCTCATAAGGGGTACGGCTACTAACCTGGATTGGCGAATCGGTTTGATGAGGCCAGCATACTGGTTATTAGAGGTAGATTTCCAATGTACCGCAGAGTTGAGCTTCATTCTGCTATTAGTCTTGTAGTTTATCACGTAATACCAATGAGCACCCAAGATGATGGAGAAAAACCGATTAGTCAGTATCAAGTGTCGAATATTTGAGCTTGTGCTATTTATCGTGTCAAAATGTAGGAAGCAGTGTAATTGAGATGATTTGCTGAGACGTTGAGCGTAAATAAAGTGTAGTCATAGGTGGAAGATTCTGTAGGAATACGCTTACGGATTTTAAAATAATTTATTAATATCAGTGTAATAGAGTAATTCATGTAGGGGGCTGATATTTGACTTTTAAGCCCTTCAGACTAGTCTGACTTCCCAATCAGAGGAAGTCTTCATGTTCAGCATTCTAAGAAATATATTGTTGTTATCCGTTACGCTTTTTAGTGTCGCGGTTTCTTTTAATGCATCTGCGGTAACTACTCGCAAAGAACGAAAAGAAACCATCGTTGTTGGTGTGATTACTCAGCGTGATTCTACAGATTCAATGCTAGACAGTAGTGGTCCCTTTTATGACATTAACCTTGATTACCTAAACAACATTTCCAAAGTACTCAATCTCACACTCGAGATTCGTGCGTATAAGCATATTCTTCCTCTGCTGGCTGATGTAGAGAACGGTGTCATTGATGGCGCGGTAGGATTCAGTAAAACAGAAGGCAGACAACGTCGCTTCCTGTTTTCGCAGCCATTTTTCTCTAGCACTATCGCAGTGTGGTACCAAGATGCCACCCTGAAACAACGCGACCATCACGATATTCGCTGGGTCTGTGTTGAAGGTAGCTCATATTGTGACAACCTGAAAACTCAGGGTTTCGACAACATCAGTTATGCAAGAACCCGTCTAGAAGCATTTGAAAAGGTTCGTTCTGGCCAAGCTAACGCGCTCATTTCAACTTATGTGGCGATAAGCCAGTATCTCGATCAGCACAATATCGTCAAAGGATTGGTAGATATACCTGAGTGGCTGAGTCATGAAGAGGTAAGTTTCATTACTTCGCAAGATAATCAAAACCTGATCAATCAGATCAATAAGATTCTGAGTTGGGAAAAAAGTGGAAAAAATATTCGTTCAGTTGCGTCGCAAAACCCTTACCACATTAACGACAAGCTATTAGTGGAATATCGTAAGCACTTGAGCAGTGATCACAAGATTACTTACAGTAGCAGTGAAGAGGCATATCCGTTTTTATTTAAGAGCGCAAACTCTGATCATTTGGATGGTGTTCTCCCGGACTTCATTGAGTTAATTCAATCGAGAACTGGCTTGTCATTTCAGTTTGTTAAGCCCAATGCTAGCTTAAGCAGTGGCTTGACCGCTTTTAACTCTGACCTTGTACCAGTCGCTTACGTCGATAAAGTGCCAGTTTCAGACTGGTTAGTGACTAAACCTTTTATGCGCAATAACTTCGTCTCTGTGAGAACAGAAGAGCACAATGTAGATGCGACGGAAAATTCGAAGTTGGGCATTTTGATCAGTTTAAAAAAGCAAGGGTTAGTGCATTTAGACTCGTGGCAACATGATCGCTTCTCTCGCTACGATGATCCCAAGCAGTTATTGATGGATCTGAAATCAGGTAAGTTGGATATCGCTTACGTCCCTGACGATATTGTCCACAGTTTGGTTGCACAGGACCAGATTGATGACTTTGTTATCAATGAGCATGACGCACTGACATTCTCAATCGCGTTCGCGGTGTCTAATCAGAATACGCAGTTAAAAAATATGCTTGATAGTGTCATTGAAACGATTGACTCAAACGAGATAGAAAAACTGCTTCGTTCCCACCGAAACTTCAATTTAGTCTATGGCTATGACGACGAACATATGACAAGAGTCGTTGTGTCTGGCGTGGTTGCATTTCTTGTGTTGTTAGTGGTGGCGTACTTTGTTTTAGCTCACTTGAGGTTGAAGGTAAAACTGGCCGAGCTGAATGCCAATAACGAAGAAAAAGAAAAACAGTGGTTAATGGACATAATTCAGGAAATTAATAGCCTGGTATTTATCCATGACGAGAACAATCACTTGGAGATGAGTAACTGTGTGCGCCATAAACATGGTCAGTGCCAAGGCTGTAGTCTACAAAGTGGTTCTACTGGTATCCACCTTGTCGATAACCAAGATGAGCTGATCAATGTGATCGAGGGGGAAAGAATTACGGAAGAAATGGCGTCATCAGGCTGTAAATTAGGAATTAACCATGTTTACCGTGAGCGCAAGTCTATTTCCTCGCCGAGTGGTAAGAAAAAATTCGTACTCACCGTGATTCAAGATATTACCCATCAGAAAGAGCGTGAACAAGCACTCATCGACGCACAAGAGAAGGCGCAAACGGCGGTACGTGCACGCGAGAACTTTTTGGCAACCATGAGCCACGAGTTAAGGACACCACTGTCCGCGGCGCACGGTATTCTGGATTTGCTTCAACGTCAGATAGAGGAGTCATCTAGCCGAGAGCTCATTTCTCAGGCGATGCTTGCTCTCAATCATTTAAATACACTTGTTGATGAAGTTCTGGATTATTCCAAGTTGGAGGCAGGGCAGTTAACCGTCGTACCCATAAAAACAGATTTGCTTTCAACACTCTGTGATGTTTTACGTAGCTTTGAGCCTAAAGCGCTGGATAAAGGTCTGGATTACAAGGTTATGGTGAAGCCATTCCGCCATCGTCTGGTGGAAATTGACTCGTTAAGGCTGATCCAGGTCATGACCAACTTACTGTCTAATGCGGTCAAATTTACCTCTGAAGGTGAAATTGCGATTAGCGTCATTGTTCATGGGTCTCAACTTATTTTAAAGGTGGCAGACACTGGTATTGGGATGACAGAAAACCAGCTACAAGGCGTTTTAGACCCCTTTGTTCAGGCCGATGACACCATTACTCGTAAATACGGTGGCACAGGTCTAGGACTTAGTATTGTCGACCGCCTGGTCCAGTGTATGGGCGGTGAACTTGCGATTGATTCGCAATATGGTCTGGGTACGACGATGGTGGTGAAGCTTCCGGTTACCTTGTGCGAACTGAACTACGAATACTTTCCAGAACTGACATACAGTGACGCATTACCATTGAGTGTTCGTCAGTGGTGTGAAACCTGGAACATGAAAGTATCTAATGACGCTACCACAGTAAATCTATTACCTGAACGAGATCAGGAGAGCCGCTGTAAAGGTGTTCTGTTTAGTCAACATGATATCGCGCCAATTTGTCTTTCATTACGTGAGATTCAGTACCCTGACACCTTATTAAGTGTGTTTGACCAAAGCCACCAAAATGTGATTTCAACGGACTTAGTTCAGGAATCGATCGCTTGGACTGAGGGAACGGTTTTGATCGCGGAGGACAATCCGATCAACCAAAGTATCATTTTAATGCAGATGCGTGAGCTTGGTATTGAACCAGTGATTGTCAATAACGGCCGTGAAGCATGGGAGTATCTGCAGCAGAATCAACAGGTCGCTGCACTTTTGACCGACTTCCATATGCCAGAAATGGATGGCTTTGAATTGGTTAAGCATGTTAGGTCTTCAGAGGAATTTAAAGTGCTTCCAGTCATTGGCGTTACCGCCGAGGACTCTCGCCTAGCGAGCGAAAAAGCAGAAAAAATCGGCATGGATAATGTGCTTTATAAGCCGTACGACCTAAATAAATTGAAATCCATATTGATCCCTTTTCTAGCTCAGAAAGAAAAGAGTCCATCATTGAACTGGATTGCTAAGTTTACTTCACAAGATGCCGCAGAAATCGCCCAAGTCTTCAGTCAGTCCATGGCCTCAGATGTTACTAAGTTGAAGAGTGCTGTGACTGACGCAGACAAAAAACGTGTGATTCATGGAATAAAAGGGGCGGTAGGCGCCATAGGCATTTCTATGTTAACCGATCTATGCATTGAGGCGGAGAAGGTCAGTGCTGGAGAATTGGATAAGTTTGCAGCGGAAATAATTATACATATCGAGCAGGAGATCGAGAATGTAGAGAACTGGACAGAAATACATGAACAGAACATTTAATGCAATGGTGATTGATGATCATCCTCTTCAAACCACGTTACTGACCCATGCCTTACGCAAGCATGGTGCGTATGTCGCGGCATTTAATTGTGTGGATGAAGCGATTATGTGTGCAGAAACCACATATTTTGATGTGATATTTTGCGATATCATGATGCCGGGGAGAGATGGTGTTGACATGATGGAGTTGCTCGATCAGATCAGCTTTCAAGGTAAAGTTGTGATAGTCAGCGCTATGGATCTCACCATAATCTCTGCGGTCAAAGCCATGTGTAGCGATTTTAGCTTCGAGGTGGTCGGTAAATTACACAAGCCTTATGACCAGCTTGAAGTCGCTGACATCGTTGGCAAAATGCAGCAAGAAACGCAGAAGAAAGCGACATTTACTCAGCCAATTGAAGTTGAAGATAATGAGTTTATCTCGGCGTTAGGTGACGGGCGAGTAAAAAATTACTATCAGCCCTTGGTTGGTACGAAAAGCGGAGAGGTACTAGGCTATGAGGCGTTGGCTCGTTGGTATCATCCGATATATGGTGTTTTATCTCCGTATTACTTCTTGCCTATCGTAGAGCGTTGTGGTCTGTCGAAAGCGTTGTTTGACGCGGTATTCAGTAATCTCATCTACGACATCAAAAATCGAGGCTTCACGCAAAAAGTATCAATCAATGTTGATCACGCAAACATAGAAGATATGCAGTTTGCCAGCCGCTTTCTTAATCAGTGCCATGAGCACCATATAGAGCCGGAACAGATCACGATTGAAATCACTGAGCGTGATACGTTCCAGGCGAGCGCTTCAATCTATAAAAACTTACTCAAGTTGCGAATGAATGGTGTCACGGTATCAATCGATGATTTTGGAACTGGCTCCTCGACGTTTGAAAAACTTGCGCAACTGCCTTTCAACGAACTCAAAATAGATCGTTCTTTTGTACATGGTATCGAAAGTGATCCCAAAAAACGCAATATCGTTGTTGCCATTCGTTCACTAGCGAAAAGTTTAAATATTCCTGTTGTAGCAGAAGGTGTTGAAGACGAAGCAACGATGAAAGTGATGCGTGAATATGGCATCGATCTTTGCCAAGGTTTTTACATCAATAAACCCATGCCCTTAGAAGCAATAACCATACTGAACTAAAGATATGAATAAATTAAACTGCTTAATCTTTGACGATCATCCACTCGTTTGTGTTGCCATTAAGTACCTGCTTGAAGAGTTGGGCGTTGCAAATGAAGTGATTACCGCTACTTCTTCGAGAGCAGCACTGACGGCGATAAAAGAATGCGATATCGAATTATTAATATTAGATGTGAACTTATCCGATTGTGACGGTTTTGACTTCTATAAACGTATCAAGTCACACGGTTACAGAGGAAAAGTCATCTTTTTCTCTGCTGAAACGAGCCAAATGTACAGCCAAATGGCATTTCGATCGGGTGCGGATGGTTATGTATGTAAGTCTGAAAACCATGAAATACTCAAAGATGCGATAGATGCGGTATCGAAAGGGTACTCATTCTTTAAATTTAAGCAGGTTGCAAGTGAAGTAAAGGCAGCACCGCAGCTTTCGAGCAGAGAGAGCGCGGTAATGAAGTATCTGTTGCAAGGTAAATCGAATCGCGATATCGCAGAAGTATTATCCATCAGCGACAAAACCGTCAGCACTTATAAGCGCCGCGTGCTAGATAAATTTAATGTTGACAATATTGTTGAATTAACAAGGATTGCGGGAGATTTAAAGGACGCAATATGAACGTGAATCTAAGAAATGTCTCTTTTTCACTCTTCATCGCTACCTTACTGTTTGTTACTTCCGTCGTCACTATTGGTGCGGTCGTATTCTCTTATGAGAACAAGCAGTTCCACTCTTATGTCGAGCGTTTATCTAAGGTAAAGCAACAAGTGACTCTGTTAGGCTTACTGACAGAATCTCAGCTTGAGCAGCACCACAATAGCAGCGTTGAAGAGATAGAGTCGCGAACCAACTTGAGCTTTCGAGATGCCATATATTCGTCAGATTCAAGTAAAGAGCTCAATTACGTTGAAGCAGTCGCACGTAAAGTGTTTCATCAGGCGGAAGAATATTTAGCGAATGTGTATAAAGATACTACATCGATATTGTATTTTCGTTCTTATACCGGGAATAAACTTATTGTTGAGCGTCCGGTTGAAGGGTTAGAAAATAATAAAAGTGCATTCGATTTAGAGCTATGTAAAGAGAATATTTCTTGCGTCAAAGATGCATGGAAAGGCCAATTAACGGATCGTGTGCTGTTCTCTAAGCCATTTAAAAGCCACTCTACCGGTGAATATGCATTGAGCATCATGAGCCCGGTTTATCATCAGGATGAACTGGTCGGTGAGTTTTCTACTCAGATGTATTTGACTGCGCTTTACGAAGAAGGAAAAGCGGTAGAATCGATCATCAATAATGGGAATAAGCAGCTGATTATTTACTTTCCGGGCTACCCATGGACGCATTTTGCGTATACCCAATCTTACATGGCAGACAACAATAACCTGATCGTTTACCAATATCCGTTCAGTAAGTTGCTCGTGGATTATAGCTATCTGTATGTCATCTTTTTTATTGTTGCTTTCGCCTACTTTACCAAGGCTTATGAGTCAAATCAGAACAAGATGCAACTTGCTAACGCATTGACAGATGTGACAAAAGATGAATTAACGGGGTTATATAATCGCAGATTGTTTAAAGATAGCACGTTTAAAAACCGCTTAGCAGAAGCGCCTTATTCCGTGATGGCCATTGATGGCAACCGTATTAAGAAAATTAACGACCGTTATGGGCATCATGTTGGTGATGATGCGATCGCTATCATTGCTGAATCGATGAAGAAAGTATTCAGAAATAGCGATTATCTTGTACGAACGGGAGGAGATGAATTTTTAGCTATCTTGCCGAGTTGCAGCCAAAGCCAGGTGTCCGTGCTTGCTAAAAAACTACAGGGTGTCGTAAAGGACAATCGTCTAAAAGCACTTGATATCGAAATTAGCGTCTGCACTGGATTAGCCACAAGCGAAGAGCATGAAGTGCTTGAAGATGTGATTATACGCGCCGATGAAGAGCTGTATGAGATGAAAAAACGACGAGATTAGTTAGTATAACGAGGCGGCTCTATTTTGTGCGTGTAAGAACATACAAACAATATGGTGACATAACCATTTGATAAAGTTGACCAAGCGAGAGCTTTAGTCTTTTATATTAGGGCAGCCCCATACGGAAAAGGTGGCTGCCTTACTTTTTCTACTAAAGAATATCCAACGTAAGTGGTGCCTCGTTTTGAATAAAGACCTTGATCTCAATCTATTAAAAATACTGGTTTTGCTAGAGAAACACCGTCAGCTTAAGCCTGTGGCTAAAGCACTCGGGAAAAGTGAGGCATCGATCAGTAAATATCTTGCCCGTTTACGAGAACAGCTCAATGACGAATTGTTTATCCGTCACCCACATCGCTTTGAGCCCACAGATTACCTCGTGCGTCAATTACCTCAAATTACTGAAGCACTTGATCAATTAGAAACATGCTTGCTGCGCTTCGATTTTGAACCAGAAAACTACGAGAAAGATATCACCATCTCTTTGCCTCAAGTCGCACAATACTCTTTCGGTCATTTGCTCGCGATGGAGTTAATGTCGGTGTTTCCTAAAGCACACATCACGATAACAACCAATAATGAGCATACGGTAGAAGATATATTGCTCGGTAAAGTAGATGTTCAACTGCATTATTTTAATGACGAACTGCCAAAATCCATTTATCAGCACTTTATTGGTTATGCGCCGGCGGTTGTTGTCGTGTCAGATGAGTCAGGTGTCACCACTTTAGAGGATGCCGCAGAGCTACCTTTTGTGATGCTTGGACTGGTAGGGTGGAAGGAACGAGAACAAATTGCCAAACGAGTGATGGAAGACAAAGGTTTAAAAATCGATAGGGTTGCGACCTTTGATAACGTCAGTGCGGTACTCAAAGTTGTTAAAGAGATGGGCGCTGCAACGGTATTGCACGAATTTCAATCTCCAATAGACGGTTATCGATTTATACGGGTTCCAGAATCCTTTTACATGAAAGGAAGGCCGAAAGTCGTCTTGCAGATGAAACAAACTCATCGCCACGATGCTATGCACCAGCTTTTAACCAGTGCAATCGCGAAATATATGGCTATCTAACCGAAAATCTGAGTGCCCTCTGACTGCGGAAGCGTATGCAGTAACTCTATTAGAGAGGTCGCGTGGTATTTTTTCAAAATTCTGGTTTTATAAGTACTGATGGTTTTAGCACTTAGTGACAACTGTTCAGAAATTCGCTTATTTGAATAACCCTGAGCTAAGTAGTGGAATACCATCGCCTCTCTTTTTGACAACGCAACACTGTTTGAAGACTGTGTGTGTTTTAGTTTAAATATCGAGTATCCACGAGAAACACTGACTATAGCGTCCATAATGGTTTGCTTACTCTCGTTTTTGTTCAGAAAGCCATTTGCGCCAAGCTCATAAGCCGCTTTAGATAAACTAGAATAGTCTTTGGAAGAGATAAACAGAATCTTACCTTGGTACCCAGTCGCTAAAATATTTTTTGCCAAACGCATACCATCTCGATCACCAATGACTACGTCTAAGATAATTAAATCAATCCGTTGATTTCGAACTAAGTCCATGACTTCTGCGCTGCTTGTAGACTGTTTGACGTCTGCAGTATTCATTACATTGTTTACAAGAGTCGCAAGTGCTTCACTGTAAAGCGGTTGTGCATCAATAATAAGAACGTTTTTCACAGTGGACCTCATTTAATTATTAAAGTTAATAGTTTGTCCGCATACAACCTTATCGGATTACTTAGGATTGTAGGAAAATTCCTGAACAATTGAAGTAAAATGACATTTTAGAAAAACGAAATTCGCACAACCATATGATTATTAATTGTTTTTGTGAGAATTCTCATCGAAGCATAGGGTCAGAACATTTTATTTCCAAGCGAAAAATGTAACTTTAATACATATTCGAATATTCCAATGTATGAGCATTGAGTGCGGAAGAGAGTGAAAACTACCAACCAATATGCAAGCTAACTCTCATATTTAGAGAAGATGGAATACAAGTAAGTTTGCATAATAACTTTCAGAACAAATTGTCTTCGAGTTGAAGAGCATGCATCTTTAATTGAGGGTGACTTTGTATATCGCTAATTCTCGGTTTTAACCCAAATAACAAACTTTCGAAACAGTTGCTCAACGGGCTATTGAGCGCTCGATACAGATAACAGCGCGTGAAATTGAGCTTAGTGTATATCTCAGGAGCCAACCAGAAGTGATTATCGAGTTATCTTCACTGAATCAGGTTTCTCAACGTAAATTGGGATAAATACGTTGTATTTTCATTTACTTTCATGAATGCTACACAGGGTTGAGCGTTACGGTATATTCAATTTGTTGCAATTTAGGTATTTGCTGACGCTTTCGTTGTCTCATTAAAAAATAAGAATGCTCTCGATGGAATTCGATTCGATAAACTTAGCTGCGTTAGGTCTGATCTTTCTGGGCTCCTATGTTCAAACAGCGATTGGTTTTGGCTTAGCAATTGTTGCTGCACCTCTCCTCATAATTTGGTCTCCAGAATATGTTCCTGCGCCTATCTGTTTAGTCGCCTTATTTATTTCCTTGATGAATGCAATGAAGCACCGAAGCAACGTTGAGATTGGTGGCTTGAAAATGGCGTTAATAGGGCGTATTCCTGGCTCAATCGCTGGTGGAGTAATGTTGTTCTTCGTATCGACGGAAGCACTGACATTATGGATTGGCATCTTAGTGCTCTTTGCCGTAATCGTCAGTGTTCTGCCATTTCGAATTGAACCGACACCAAGACGGATGACGTTTGCGGGTTTCTTTTCTGGCTTATTTGGTACCAGTTCAGCGATAGGTGGACCACCAATGGCACTTTTGCTGCAACATCAAGAAGCGAATCAGTTACGTGGTAACTTGTCGGCATTCTTTGTATTCAGCTCTATTATTTCTTTGATAGTTCAGATACCTGCTGGTTTCTTCACATTGAATCATTTAGTGATAACCCTTCCTCTATTGCCTGCGGCGGCACTTGGTTACTGGCTAGCGATAAAAACGACACAGTCTCTACCCAAAGAAAAAATCCGGGTTGGTGCGCTTACACTCTGTTTTGTCAGTGGCTCTACGGCCATTGTACAGGGATTGACCTTGTAGGTTGTCTGATTCTACGACCTAAATTAACTATAGTGATAGAACGATAAATCAAAAGGACTCGATATGATTACGGCTCTTTACGCTTGTATTTTGACTGTACTACTGATTTGGCTGGCAATTCAGGTTATCAAACTTAGACGCAAGAATAAGGTTGCTTACGCCGATGGTGGGATCGAAGCGCTTCAAATAGCACGAAGTGCGCAAAGCAATGCGAGTGAATATATTCCCATTACACTGATATTAATGGGCCTACTAGAGTACAACGGAGCGCAGCCTGTTTGGATACATCTCACCGGTATCATCTTCGTGGTAGGGCGTATTATTCATGCGCGAGGTATCTTACAAGAGAGATTTAAAGGGCGGGTAAAAGGAATGCAGCTGACCTTTCTGATCATGGTAGCGTTGGTTGTTTTGAATTTGATTTATCTGCCTTACGACAAAATTTGGTAAAAAAAGCCCAGTATGAAGGTTTTCTTCTGGGCTTATTACTTTGATTAATTTCTTTTAAGCGCTTCGGCGAACGAAAGGTAATCGAATATGTCGACCAAACGCGTTTATCATCGCGCCTGTGACGATCAAACCAGCGCCAATATAAGTCCACACTGAAGGTAGCTCACCGAAGATGACAATTCCTATCAGACCTGAGAAGACAATTTGAATATATGAGTACGCAGAGGCTTTGCCTGCTTCTTGCGTCTGCATCGCTTTCGTCATACCAAGTTGACCAATTTGCGTGAATATACCGATTAAAACCAACATGATGGTCAGATAGAGATCTGGTACAACAAAATTGTCTCCCATGAGTACTATTGACGCTGGAAGGGCGACAAGCGGGAAGTAAAAGATAATGACCGAGCTGTCTTCCGTCTGGCTTAATTTTCTGACAATGACATAAGCAATAGAGCTGCCAAATGCGCCCAATAGTGCCATCATGACGCTAAATGGCGGTAGGGCATATTCGGCTGATGCGCTAGTCCCCGGCTGAACCATGACATAGATACCTAGTAAACATAGAG
This window encodes:
- a CDS encoding MAPEG family protein, producing MITALYACILTVLLIWLAIQVIKLRRKNKVAYADGGIEALQIARSAQSNASEYIPITLILMGLLEYNGAQPVWIHLTGIIFVVGRIIHARGILQERFKGRVKGMQLTFLIMVALVVLNLIYLPYDKIW
- a CDS encoding LysR family transcriptional regulator; this translates as MNKDLDLNLLKILVLLEKHRQLKPVAKALGKSEASISKYLARLREQLNDELFIRHPHRFEPTDYLVRQLPQITEALDQLETCLLRFDFEPENYEKDITISLPQVAQYSFGHLLAMELMSVFPKAHITITTNNEHTVEDILLGKVDVQLHYFNDELPKSIYQHFIGYAPAVVVVSDESGVTTLEDAAELPFVMLGLVGWKEREQIAKRVMEDKGLKIDRVATFDNVSAVLKVVKEMGAATVLHEFQSPIDGYRFIRVPESFYMKGRPKVVLQMKQTHRHDAMHQLLTSAIAKYMAI
- a CDS encoding DMT family transporter, with the translated sequence MSNSLSTMVPIGVRFMLLSAFGFALMSATVKHVSLYGIPVFEIVAARALVSLVISYLDVKRKRISIWGNNKPLLFVRGAVGTVALVCVYYSVTTLPLAEATIFQYIHPAFTALLAVFFLKERIQPSTLICIALCLLGIYVMVQPGTSASAEYALPPFSVMMALLGAFGSSIAYVIVRKLSQTEDSSVIIFYFPLVALPASIVLMGDNFVVPDLYLTIMLVLIGIFTQIGQLGMTKAMQTQEAGKASAYSYIQIVFSGLIGIVIFGELPSVWTYIGAGLIVTGAMINAFGRHIRLPFVRRSA
- a CDS encoding GGDEF domain-containing protein yields the protein MNLRNVSFSLFIATLLFVTSVVTIGAVVFSYENKQFHSYVERLSKVKQQVTLLGLLTESQLEQHHNSSVEEIESRTNLSFRDAIYSSDSSKELNYVEAVARKVFHQAEEYLANVYKDTTSILYFRSYTGNKLIVERPVEGLENNKSAFDLELCKENISCVKDAWKGQLTDRVLFSKPFKSHSTGEYALSIMSPVYHQDELVGEFSTQMYLTALYEEGKAVESIINNGNKQLIIYFPGYPWTHFAYTQSYMADNNNLIVYQYPFSKLLVDYSYLYVIFFIVAFAYFTKAYESNQNKMQLANALTDVTKDELTGLYNRRLFKDSTFKNRLAEAPYSVMAIDGNRIKKINDRYGHHVGDDAIAIIAESMKKVFRNSDYLVRTGGDEFLAILPSCSQSQVSVLAKKLQGVVKDNRLKALDIEISVCTGLATSEEHEVLEDVIIRADEELYEMKKRRD
- a CDS encoding response regulator transcription factor, which translates into the protein MNKLNCLIFDDHPLVCVAIKYLLEELGVANEVITATSSRAALTAIKECDIELLILDVNLSDCDGFDFYKRIKSHGYRGKVIFFSAETSQMYSQMAFRSGADGYVCKSENHEILKDAIDAVSKGYSFFKFKQVASEVKAAPQLSSRESAVMKYLLQGKSNRDIAEVLSISDKTVSTYKRRVLDKFNVDNIVELTRIAGDLKDAI
- a CDS encoding sulfite exporter TauE/SafE family protein gives rise to the protein MEFDSINLAALGLIFLGSYVQTAIGFGLAIVAAPLLIIWSPEYVPAPICLVALFISLMNAMKHRSNVEIGGLKMALIGRIPGSIAGGVMLFFVSTEALTLWIGILVLFAVIVSVLPFRIEPTPRRMTFAGFFSGLFGTSSAIGGPPMALLLQHQEANQLRGNLSAFFVFSSIISLIVQIPAGFFTLNHLVITLPLLPAAALGYWLAIKTTQSLPKEKIRVGALTLCFVSGSTAIVQGLTL
- a CDS encoding transporter substrate-binding domain-containing protein gives rise to the protein MFSILRNILLLSVTLFSVAVSFNASAVTTRKERKETIVVGVITQRDSTDSMLDSSGPFYDINLDYLNNISKVLNLTLEIRAYKHILPLLADVENGVIDGAVGFSKTEGRQRRFLFSQPFFSSTIAVWYQDATLKQRDHHDIRWVCVEGSSYCDNLKTQGFDNISYARTRLEAFEKVRSGQANALISTYVAISQYLDQHNIVKGLVDIPEWLSHEEVSFITSQDNQNLINQINKILSWEKSGKNIRSVASQNPYHINDKLLVEYRKHLSSDHKITYSSSEEAYPFLFKSANSDHLDGVLPDFIELIQSRTGLSFQFVKPNASLSSGLTAFNSDLVPVAYVDKVPVSDWLVTKPFMRNNFVSVRTEEHNVDATENSKLGILISLKKQGLVHLDSWQHDRFSRYDDPKQLLMDLKSGKLDIAYVPDDIVHSLVAQDQIDDFVINEHDALTFSIAFAVSNQNTQLKNMLDSVIETIDSNEIEKLLRSHRNFNLVYGYDDEHMTRVVVSGVVAFLVLLVVAYFVLAHLRLKVKLAELNANNEEKEKQWLMDIIQEINSLVFIHDENNHLEMSNCVRHKHGQCQGCSLQSGSTGIHLVDNQDELINVIEGERITEEMASSGCKLGINHVYRERKSISSPSGKKKFVLTVIQDITHQKEREQALIDAQEKAQTAVRARENFLATMSHELRTPLSAAHGILDLLQRQIEESSSRELISQAMLALNHLNTLVDEVLDYSKLEAGQLTVVPIKTDLLSTLCDVLRSFEPKALDKGLDYKVMVKPFRHRLVEIDSLRLIQVMTNLLSNAVKFTSEGEIAISVIVHGSQLILKVADTGIGMTENQLQGVLDPFVQADDTITRKYGGTGLGLSIVDRLVQCMGGELAIDSQYGLGTTMVVKLPVTLCELNYEYFPELTYSDALPLSVRQWCETWNMKVSNDATTVNLLPERDQESRCKGVLFSQHDIAPICLSLREIQYPDTLLSVFDQSHQNVISTDLVQESIAWTEGTVLIAEDNPINQSIILMQMRELGIEPVIVNNGREAWEYLQQNQQVAALLTDFHMPEMDGFELVKHVRSSEEFKVLPVIGVTAEDSRLASEKAEKIGMDNVLYKPYDLNKLKSILIPFLAQKEKSPSLNWIAKFTSQDAAEIAQVFSQSMASDVTKLKSAVTDADKKRVIHGIKGAVGAIGISMLTDLCIEAEKVSAGELDKFAAEIIIHIEQEIENVENWTEIHEQNI
- a CDS encoding EAL domain-containing response regulator, with the translated sequence MNRTFNAMVIDDHPLQTTLLTHALRKHGAYVAAFNCVDEAIMCAETTYFDVIFCDIMMPGRDGVDMMELLDQISFQGKVVIVSAMDLTIISAVKAMCSDFSFEVVGKLHKPYDQLEVADIVGKMQQETQKKATFTQPIEVEDNEFISALGDGRVKNYYQPLVGTKSGEVLGYEALARWYHPIYGVLSPYYFLPIVERCGLSKALFDAVFSNLIYDIKNRGFTQKVSINVDHANIEDMQFASRFLNQCHEHHIEPEQITIEITERDTFQASASIYKNLLKLRMNGVTVSIDDFGTGSSTFEKLAQLPFNELKIDRSFVHGIESDPKKRNIVVAIRSLAKSLNIPVVAEGVEDEATMKVMREYGIDLCQGFYINKPMPLEAITILN
- a CDS encoding response regulator transcription factor encodes the protein MKNVLIIDAQPLYSEALATLVNNVMNTADVKQSTSSAEVMDLVRNQRIDLIILDVVIGDRDGMRLAKNILATGYQGKILFISSKDYSSLSKAAYELGANGFLNKNESKQTIMDAIVSVSRGYSIFKLKHTQSSNSVALSKREAMVFHYLAQGYSNKRISEQLSLSAKTISTYKTRILKKYHATSLIELLHTLPQSEGTQIFG